The Hyphococcus flavus genome contains a region encoding:
- a CDS encoding TRAP transporter small permease subunit: protein MLELTGDILNWLAAGVVFPLMLLPLALALKPERNTTVTWLALIAAAATTGVLFAWLVPVISVTPQPLLLLKFAGMSLLSVAIAILCGGAARFATLCASVFSFVTRRTSLVVMWFLLLMALVQFAVVVLRYVFGINYIFMQESITYMHGGVFLLAAGYALLTNDHVRVDIFYRGASEKRRALIDFLGSYFLLFPVCLLLLWTASPYVANSWAVGEGSNESSGIQAVFIMKSFIPAFAVLLAMAGFNIAARAGSVLKGRG, encoded by the coding sequence ATGCTCGAGCTGACAGGCGACATATTAAACTGGTTGGCGGCGGGCGTTGTGTTTCCGCTCATGCTTTTGCCGTTGGCGCTTGCGTTAAAACCTGAGCGGAATACGACAGTCACCTGGCTTGCCTTGATTGCCGCCGCCGCCACAACGGGCGTCTTGTTCGCCTGGCTTGTGCCCGTCATCTCGGTAACGCCTCAACCTCTGTTACTCCTGAAATTCGCCGGCATGTCGCTTTTATCTGTCGCTATTGCAATCCTGTGTGGCGGGGCTGCGCGGTTTGCGACGCTTTGCGCGTCCGTTTTTTCCTTTGTCACGCGCCGTACAAGCCTGGTCGTCATGTGGTTCCTGTTGCTGATGGCGCTGGTCCAGTTCGCCGTTGTCGTGCTGCGTTACGTTTTCGGCATCAACTACATCTTTATGCAGGAATCGATCACTTACATGCATGGCGGCGTATTCCTGCTCGCCGCAGGCTATGCGCTGCTGACAAACGATCACGTGCGCGTTGATATTTTTTACCGCGGGGCCAGTGAAAAACGGCGAGCGCTGATCGATTTTCTCGGCTCTTACTTTCTGCTCTTTCCTGTTTGTTTGCTGCTGTTATGGACAGCGTCGCCCTATGTGGCGAATAGCTGGGCTGTGGGTGAAGGCTCAAATGAATCCTCGGGCATTCAAGCCGTCTTTATCATGAAATCGTTTATTCCCGCCTTCGCTGTCCTGCTCGCCATGGCTGGTTTTAACATCGCCGCCCGCGCCGGGTCAGTTCTCAAAGGGCGTGGCTGA
- a CDS encoding TRAP transporter substrate-binding protein: MIKRRQLLKGGAIGAAGLAAGCECGAPVGGAAVPGSIESRELKMVTTWPQDFPGLGTMAERTAQFITEMSGGALRVRVFAAGELVGAFESFDAVSNGAADIYHGAEYYWVGKSPAFAFFTAVPFGMTANEIMAWTEFGGGQELWDELSARFNIKPFAAGNTGHQMGGWFKREINSLEDMRGLKVRMPGLGGEVLRRIGASAVALSGGEIYQALQSGAIDGTEWVGPWNDLAFGFYREAKYYYWPGFHEPGAQLGVGVNLDLWNGLTLQEKSIIEGACHRANHLSIAEYIHHNATALDQLINDHGVELRQMPDDVMAALARESKNVLEETAQTDDITGRIFESFKASMARSQVWSGISDEPYMKIRREIFSL, from the coding sequence ATGATAAAAAGAAGACAACTGCTCAAGGGAGGAGCAATCGGAGCGGCGGGATTGGCTGCCGGATGCGAGTGCGGCGCGCCCGTTGGCGGCGCGGCGGTTCCGGGTTCGATTGAATCCCGCGAGTTAAAAATGGTGACGACTTGGCCGCAGGATTTTCCCGGCCTTGGCACCATGGCGGAGCGCACGGCGCAATTCATCACGGAAATGTCTGGCGGTGCGCTGCGCGTGCGCGTTTTTGCGGCCGGCGAACTGGTCGGCGCCTTCGAAAGTTTTGACGCTGTCTCGAACGGCGCGGCAGACATTTATCATGGCGCTGAATATTATTGGGTAGGCAAATCGCCGGCTTTCGCATTTTTCACGGCCGTGCCCTTTGGCATGACAGCCAACGAAATCATGGCGTGGACAGAATTCGGCGGCGGGCAAGAACTTTGGGATGAACTCTCCGCCCGATTTAACATTAAACCGTTCGCCGCCGGCAATACCGGGCACCAGATGGGTGGCTGGTTCAAACGCGAGATCAATTCGCTCGAAGACATGCGCGGACTGAAGGTTCGCATGCCGGGGCTTGGCGGTGAAGTTCTGCGCCGGATCGGCGCTTCCGCTGTTGCACTCTCGGGCGGTGAAATTTACCAGGCGCTGCAATCAGGCGCGATCGACGGCACCGAATGGGTGGGTCCGTGGAACGACCTCGCGTTCGGTTTTTACCGCGAAGCGAAGTATTATTACTGGCCCGGTTTTCACGAGCCTGGCGCGCAGCTCGGCGTCGGGGTCAATCTCGATTTATGGAACGGGCTGACGCTGCAGGAAAAATCCATCATCGAGGGCGCCTGCCATCGCGCTAACCACCTGTCCATCGCAGAATATATTCATCATAACGCCACCGCACTCGATCAACTGATTAACGATCATGGCGTCGAGCTGCGTCAGATGCCGGACGATGTGATGGCGGCGCTGGCGCGCGAGTCGAAAAACGTGCTCGAAGAAACAGCACAGACAGACGACATCACTGGCCGCATATTTGAGAGTTTCAAGGCCTCGATGGCGCGTTCGCAAGTGTGGAGCGGCATCTCCGACGAGCCCTACATGAAAATCCGCCGCGAGATCTTTTCGCTTTAA
- a CDS encoding arginyltransferase, which yields MSNEDFARRFGLDGGEFFITAPAPCPYLKGRRERKIFSYLSGDAAPSTNSILTRRGFRRSQNLIYLPACEACNACVPVRIIAEEFELTRSRRRTISKNADIIRRISGPRATGEQFSMLRAYLDTRHGDGGMADMTVLDYASMVEETSVDTIIIEYRLRDRDTGEEKLIAAALTDRLTDGLSMVYSFFEPEEAARGLGRYMILDHVSFARELNLPYVYLGYWVNGSGKMDYKKQFQPLEMLGQRGWTRMAELETQR from the coding sequence ATGAGTAACGAAGATTTTGCACGGCGGTTCGGTCTGGACGGGGGTGAATTTTTTATCACCGCGCCGGCCCCTTGCCCTTATTTAAAGGGCCGGCGCGAGCGAAAAATCTTCTCCTATCTTTCCGGCGACGCGGCGCCGTCTACAAATTCCATCCTGACGAGGCGTGGTTTCCGCCGGTCTCAAAATCTGATTTATCTGCCCGCCTGCGAGGCATGCAATGCATGCGTGCCGGTTCGCATTATCGCTGAAGAGTTCGAGCTGACGCGCTCGCGCCGGCGCACCATTTCTAAAAACGCCGACATCATTCGACGCATCAGCGGCCCTCGCGCCACTGGCGAGCAGTTCTCGATGCTGCGCGCCTATCTCGACACGCGCCATGGTGACGGCGGCATGGCCGATATGACTGTGCTCGATTACGCTTCCATGGTTGAGGAAACGAGCGTCGATACGATCATCATCGAATACCGGCTGCGTGATCGTGATACCGGCGAGGAAAAACTCATCGCCGCCGCCCTCACGGACCGGCTGACGGACGGTCTCTCCATGGTCTACAGCTTTTTCGAACCGGAAGAGGCGGCGCGCGGGCTGGGCCGTTACATGATCCTCGATCACGTGTCTTTCGCGCGCGAGTTGAACCTGCCTTACGTTTATCTTGGTTACTGGGTGAACGGCTCCGGCAAGATGGATTACAAAAAACAGTTCCAGCCGCTTGAAATGCTCGGCCAACGGGGCTGGACCCGTATGGCTGAGCTGGAAACCCAGCGCTAG
- a CDS encoding SLC13 family permease — protein MMETIASAPWQMWATLGVILVTIGFYTIDRFPLELVSAGAVVALLLLFLIAPVETSSGENLLSTDTLLSGFASPALFAILGLLIIGQGMFQAGALEHPTEYLLRAFDKRPLIVTGFVFLFIMVVSAFLNNTPVVVMFIPIMAAIAQQSKIRVSRFMMPLSYLSILGGMTTLIGSSTNLLAAQSYRATTGGEIGFFELTPMGLILAGAGILYMLTAGRWLLPKRSDPNQPGTTDREGKHFIAQIEINRGHPLIGKGPVAGLFVDLPDITVRMVQRRERAILPPFEDFAFRSGDVVVVAATRSSLASLLKSNPDMLEGLMAETSIADEEDGSVQRSTQLTLVEAIVAPGSRLIGRSVAQIGFHAQTNCVILGIERRSRMIRTQMNTIRLEAGDVLLILGDMKDIRALRADRDILLLEYSMQNLPDPRNARIAALIFAGVIGFTASGLVPIAVSAIVGATLMVATGCLNVRQAARAVDRRIYLLIGASLAMGVALERTGGAAFLGEALASTAGQLGPTVLISAFFIMCAAMTNVLSNNATAVLFTPIAVAAAKQVGMDEHVLVLTVIFGSNCSFATPIAYQTNLLVMTPGHYKFRDFIVVGGPLIILLWIVYSFAAPYYYGLN, from the coding sequence ATGATGGAAACGATAGCATCAGCTCCCTGGCAAATGTGGGCGACCCTCGGCGTCATTCTGGTGACCATCGGGTTCTACACAATTGACCGGTTTCCGCTCGAACTTGTTTCGGCGGGCGCTGTCGTTGCACTGCTCCTGTTGTTCCTGATTGCACCCGTTGAAACCTCAAGCGGCGAGAACCTGCTTTCTACAGACACGCTGCTGTCAGGTTTCGCCAGCCCTGCGCTATTCGCGATCCTTGGGCTGCTCATCATCGGTCAGGGCATGTTTCAGGCTGGCGCGCTTGAACACCCGACAGAGTATCTATTGCGCGCCTTCGACAAGCGGCCGTTGATCGTTACCGGTTTCGTCTTTTTGTTTATCATGGTCGTTAGCGCGTTTTTGAACAACACGCCGGTTGTGGTGATGTTCATTCCAATCATGGCGGCGATCGCGCAACAGAGTAAAATTCGCGTCTCGCGCTTCATGATGCCGTTGTCCTATCTTTCAATTCTTGGCGGCATGACAACCCTGATCGGTTCTTCAACCAACCTTCTGGCCGCGCAATCATACCGCGCCACAACGGGCGGGGAGATCGGGTTTTTCGAACTGACGCCCATGGGACTGATCCTCGCAGGCGCCGGCATCCTTTACATGTTAACCGCCGGCAGATGGTTGCTGCCAAAGCGGAGCGACCCCAATCAGCCGGGAACGACCGATCGCGAAGGCAAGCATTTTATCGCCCAGATCGAGATCAATCGCGGCCACCCGCTGATCGGCAAGGGCCCCGTCGCCGGCCTGTTCGTGGACCTTCCCGACATCACGGTGCGCATGGTTCAGCGCCGGGAAAGAGCCATCCTGCCGCCGTTTGAGGATTTTGCCTTTCGCTCCGGTGATGTGGTTGTCGTGGCGGCGACGCGGTCATCTCTCGCCTCCCTCCTGAAATCGAACCCCGACATGCTTGAAGGGCTGATGGCCGAAACGTCAATCGCCGACGAAGAAGACGGCTCGGTTCAACGCTCGACACAGCTAACGCTGGTTGAAGCGATTGTGGCGCCGGGCTCGCGATTGATCGGTCGCTCCGTTGCGCAAATCGGCTTCCATGCCCAGACCAATTGCGTCATCTTGGGCATTGAACGGCGCAGCCGCATGATCCGAACACAGATGAACACCATTCGTCTTGAGGCCGGCGACGTGCTCCTTATCCTTGGCGACATGAAAGATATCCGCGCGCTGCGCGCTGACCGGGACATATTGCTGCTCGAGTACTCCATGCAGAATCTGCCCGACCCGCGAAACGCCCGTATCGCCGCCCTCATTTTCGCCGGCGTGATCGGATTTACGGCATCCGGCCTTGTCCCTATTGCAGTTTCAGCGATTGTCGGCGCGACATTGATGGTCGCGACCGGCTGTCTCAATGTGAGGCAGGCGGCGCGCGCTGTTGACCGGCGCATTTATCTTCTCATCGGCGCATCGCTCGCCATGGGCGTTGCGCTGGAGCGCACCGGTGGCGCCGCGTTCCTTGGCGAGGCCCTTGCGTCTACGGCAGGCCAGCTTGGACCGACGGTGCTGATCTCCGCTTTCTTCATTATGTGCGCGGCGATGACCAACGTGCTGTCAAATAACGCCACCGCGGTGCTGTTCACGCCAATCGCCGTCGCCGCCGCAAAACAGGTCGGCATGGATGAGCACGTTTTGGTGTTAACCGTCATTTTCGGATCGAACTGCTCTTTCGCCACGCCGATCGCCTATCAGACCAACTTACTCGTCATGACGCCAGGTCATTACAAATTTAGAGATTTTATCGTCGTCGGCGGGCCGCTGATCATCCTGCTCTGGATCGTCTACTCATTTGCTGCGCCATATTATTACGGCCTTAATTGA
- a CDS encoding flavin reductase family protein, producing MTDKYRPLKDALGRFATGIAVAACRNGDGEIKALTINSFTSVSLDPPLVLWCLENRASSYSSFMSADAYSVNVLRADQRQVSDHFAGFLPDPIGEEGFEAWKTGAPVLKEHLAAFDCKIVARHDAGDHVVLVGAVEQFSCNEGKPLIYYASNYYQGTD from the coding sequence ATGACGGATAAATACCGGCCCTTAAAGGACGCGCTTGGCCGTTTCGCAACCGGAATTGCTGTTGCCGCCTGCCGTAACGGTGATGGCGAGATTAAAGCGCTCACTATTAACTCCTTTACCTCCGTGTCCCTCGATCCGCCGCTGGTCTTGTGGTGCCTTGAGAACCGGGCCTCGAGCTACTCTTCTTTTATGTCTGCCGACGCCTACAGCGTGAACGTTTTGCGGGCCGATCAGCGGCAGGTTTCCGACCATTTCGCCGGCTTCTTGCCGGACCCGATCGGCGAGGAAGGTTTTGAGGCGTGGAAAACAGGCGCGCCCGTACTGAAAGAACATCTCGCTGCATTTGACTGTAAAATTGTGGCGCGCCATGACGCAGGCGATCATGTGGTTCTAGTCGGCGCGGTCGAGCAGTTTAGCTGCAATGAGGGCAAACCGCTGATATACTATGCCAGCAACTACTATCAGGGTACGGATTAG
- a CDS encoding NAD(P)-dependent oxidoreductase — protein MQSVAFLGLGVMGYPMAGHLSAKGYEVVVYNRTLEKAERWAGEHKGVAANSPAEAVRNADIIFACLGDDPDVEAVVEKAAEGLKKGAVFVDHTTASPSLARRLHKELSETGVGFVDAPVSGGQAGAENGKLSVMCGGDTADVEAARAAMESFAARIVHIGPSGHGQLCKAVNQICIAGVLQGLSEGVHFAARSGLDVDQVLKAISGGAAQSWQMENRAKTMAADEFDFGFAVDWMRKDLRIALTEARDNGARLPLTALVDQFYADVQAMGGGRWDTSSLIRRLTGVD, from the coding sequence ATGCAGTCAGTCGCATTTCTTGGGCTTGGCGTGATGGGCTACCCCATGGCCGGGCATTTGTCCGCCAAAGGATACGAGGTCGTTGTTTATAACCGCACCCTCGAAAAGGCGGAACGCTGGGCGGGTGAACATAAAGGCGTTGCCGCCAATAGCCCTGCCGAGGCGGTAAGGAACGCTGATATTATTTTTGCTTGCCTTGGCGATGACCCCGATGTGGAAGCGGTTGTAGAAAAAGCGGCCGAAGGCCTGAAGAAAGGGGCGGTCTTCGTCGACCACACGACGGCGTCGCCATCGCTTGCGCGACGGCTTCACAAGGAACTTTCCGAAACCGGCGTTGGTTTCGTCGATGCGCCGGTTTCCGGCGGGCAGGCCGGCGCCGAAAACGGCAAGCTTTCGGTAATGTGCGGCGGCGACACAGCGGATGTTGAGGCGGCGCGCGCAGCGATGGAAAGCTTCGCCGCACGCATTGTGCACATCGGCCCGTCAGGACACGGCCAGCTTTGCAAGGCTGTTAATCAGATCTGTATTGCTGGCGTCTTGCAAGGACTGTCAGAGGGCGTTCACTTCGCTGCGAGATCGGGGCTTGATGTGGATCAGGTTCTAAAGGCGATTTCAGGCGGCGCCGCGCAAAGCTGGCAGATGGAAAATCGCGCCAAAACCATGGCGGCCGACGAGTTTGATTTTGGCTTCGCCGTTGACTGGATGCGCAAGGATTTACGCATCGCGCTGACGGAGGCGCGAGACAACGGCGCGCGTTTGCCGCTGACGGCGCTTGTCGACCAGTTTTATGCTGACGTGCAGGCCATGGGCGGCGGGCGCTGGGATACATCCAGCTTGATTCGCCGGCTGACGGGCGTGGACTAG
- a CDS encoding OmpP1/FadL family transporter: MSRTTLFHTSLTSAVVAFSSTPVFASGFALNTQSAEALGAATAGAPATQATPSNAYFNPASIVGVEGLESSLSVVGVINDTSFENANASLFGAVPVQGATSGEAVIGDAAFPTGATAFKISEHLFAGIAAYAPFGFNTEYDAASVVRYHGTFSQVVSGSLTPIVGIALNDGWSLAAGPRFQYIDVDIDGAIDAAGVEAALLMTASVPGTDDVFFDFSANDWGVGYTVGLQGDLTNNIHVGASFISKVEHDLEGQADFDLGTSAAGQNLEMTLGLFQDTSLSSNLTTPAIVQFGLIADVNPSTRLMASATQTRWASFDQLVTAFENPAQPPEVTTQNWDNVWAGALGVEYDISQSDTIRAGVMYEDDPVNPAFSTARVPGAKRVWFGAGYSRDLSDNAELHLAASYVYNDTGPVDQSVTLPENQFRGSLQADVNITGLLFAVGLDWKF; encoded by the coding sequence GTGTCGCGAACCACGCTTTTTCATACGTCTCTTACATCCGCAGTAGTCGCATTTTCTTCCACGCCGGTGTTCGCATCCGGTTTCGCCCTGAACACTCAAAGCGCTGAGGCGCTGGGGGCGGCGACCGCCGGCGCGCCGGCGACGCAGGCGACACCGTCAAATGCTTACTTCAATCCCGCGTCCATCGTCGGCGTTGAAGGTTTGGAAAGTTCGCTGTCAGTCGTTGGCGTTATCAATGACACGTCGTTTGAAAACGCCAATGCATCGCTTTTTGGAGCCGTGCCTGTGCAAGGCGCGACGAGCGGCGAGGCGGTGATTGGCGATGCGGCGTTCCCGACAGGGGCGACGGCTTTTAAAATCAGCGAGCATCTTTTTGCAGGCATCGCCGCCTATGCGCCGTTTGGATTTAATACGGAATACGATGCCGCATCGGTTGTTCGCTATCACGGTACATTTTCACAAGTTGTTTCAGGCTCATTGACGCCGATCGTAGGCATTGCCTTGAACGACGGCTGGTCGCTCGCGGCGGGACCCAGGTTTCAGTATATCGATGTGGACATCGACGGCGCCATCGATGCGGCCGGCGTCGAGGCTGCATTGCTGATGACGGCCTCAGTCCCCGGCACGGATGATGTTTTCTTCGACTTCAGCGCCAATGACTGGGGCGTGGGATACACTGTCGGACTGCAAGGCGATCTCACCAACAATATTCATGTCGGCGCCAGTTTTATTTCCAAGGTCGAACATGACCTTGAGGGACAAGCTGACTTTGATCTTGGAACGTCCGCAGCGGGCCAGAATCTGGAAATGACGTTGGGGCTTTTTCAGGACACGAGCCTTTCGAGCAACCTGACGACGCCGGCGATTGTACAGTTCGGACTGATTGCTGACGTAAATCCCTCAACCCGTTTGATGGCCTCAGCGACGCAAACGCGCTGGGCGAGTTTCGATCAGCTTGTAACGGCGTTTGAAAACCCCGCCCAGCCGCCGGAAGTCACAACGCAAAACTGGGACAATGTCTGGGCCGGCGCCCTTGGCGTCGAATACGACATTTCTCAGTCGGACACTATTCGCGCTGGCGTTATGTACGAGGATGATCCGGTCAACCCGGCGTTTTCGACCGCGCGCGTGCCGGGCGCCAAGCGCGTCTGGTTCGGGGCCGGGTATTCCCGCGACTTGTCCGATAATGCAGAGCTGCATCTCGCCGCTTCGTATGTCTACAACGACACTGGCCCCGTAGATCAGTCGGTGACTCTACCGGAAAATCAGTTTCGCGGCTCCTTACAGGCGGATGTAAACATTACCGGCCTGTTGTTCGCTGTTGGTCTCGACTGGAAATTCTGA
- a CDS encoding acyl-CoA dehydrogenase family protein: MPAVQTATPEWKTDDLELFEDEVYKFFTREMTPHVEKWRDQGCVDRWAWNKAGEAGLLCMSMPEEYGGAGGTFAHEQVFMEQQVRAGVEGFGAGLHNCIVAPYILHYGTEEQKKRWLPRMASGELVGAIAMTEPGTGSDLQSVRTTALKDGNQYVVNGQKTFITNGQTANIIIVVAKTNPNEKAGGVSLMVVETDEADGFERGRNLKKLGNKAQDTSELFFNDVKIPTENLLGTEEGQGFFQLMEQLPQERHQIAVLAMAAIERALELTIEYTKEREAFGRPILKFQNTQFKLAEYKAKATMARVFVDYCTQQLIEGKLDATTASMSKMLLTDLENETIDECLQLFGGYGYMDEYPISRMYADARVQKIYGGTNEIMKLLIARSL, from the coding sequence ATGCCTGCTGTTCAGACCGCCACGCCGGAATGGAAAACCGACGATCTCGAACTCTTTGAAGATGAGGTCTACAAGTTTTTTACCCGCGAGATGACGCCGCATGTGGAGAAGTGGCGCGACCAGGGGTGCGTTGATCGCTGGGCCTGGAACAAGGCGGGCGAGGCGGGGCTGTTGTGTATGTCCATGCCAGAAGAATATGGCGGCGCCGGCGGCACGTTTGCGCACGAACAGGTTTTCATGGAGCAGCAGGTGCGCGCGGGCGTCGAAGGATTCGGCGCCGGCCTCCATAACTGCATCGTCGCGCCATACATTCTTCATTACGGCACTGAAGAACAAAAGAAACGCTGGCTGCCGCGCATGGCGTCGGGCGAACTTGTGGGCGCCATCGCCATGACGGAACCGGGCACCGGTTCTGATTTGCAGTCCGTTAGAACGACAGCGCTCAAAGATGGCAATCAATATGTTGTGAACGGACAAAAGACGTTCATCACAAACGGTCAGACGGCGAATATCATCATCGTCGTCGCAAAAACCAATCCGAATGAGAAAGCCGGCGGCGTTTCATTAATGGTTGTCGAAACTGACGAGGCTGACGGGTTTGAGCGCGGGCGAAACTTGAAAAAACTCGGCAACAAGGCGCAGGATACCTCAGAATTGTTTTTCAATGACGTCAAAATTCCGACGGAGAATTTGCTCGGAACGGAAGAAGGGCAGGGCTTCTTTCAGTTGATGGAACAGTTGCCGCAGGAGCGTCATCAAATTGCGGTCCTCGCTATGGCCGCTATCGAGCGCGCGCTTGAACTGACAATTGAATACACCAAGGAACGCGAAGCTTTCGGCCGGCCGATCCTTAAATTCCAGAATACGCAGTTCAAACTCGCTGAATACAAAGCCAAGGCGACCATGGCGCGCGTCTTTGTCGATTACTGCACACAGCAATTAATCGAAGGCAAGTTGGATGCGACAACTGCATCCATGTCGAAAATGCTGCTGACCGATCTTGAAAATGAAACCATCGATGAATGTCTGCAGCTATTCGGCGGCTATGGTTATATGGACGAATACCCGATCAGCCGCATGTATGCAGACGCGCGTGTGCAAAAGATCTATGGCGGCACCAACGAGATCATGAAGCTTCTGATCGCGCGCTCGCTTTGA
- a CDS encoding GNAT family N-acetyltransferase, which yields MKLRTAVAEDIPLLKAWDENSHVRDASGEDSDYDWDEEIPRIAEWGELLMAEDDGRAIGFMEIIDPALEPTGYWGDVGEGLRAVDIWIGEEKHLGQGFGTQMMRLALERCFADPNVKAVIIDPLERNTRARRFYERLGFKFVEYRTFEKELCAIYRLERADYLSLAEAG from the coding sequence ATGAAACTTCGCACAGCCGTCGCTGAAGACATTCCCTTGCTCAAAGCCTGGGATGAAAATTCGCATGTGCGCGATGCGTCCGGCGAAGACAGCGATTACGACTGGGACGAAGAAATTCCCCGCATTGCCGAGTGGGGAGAGTTGCTTATGGCTGAAGATGACGGCCGGGCGATTGGCTTCATGGAAATTATCGACCCTGCGCTTGAACCGACCGGATACTGGGGCGATGTGGGAGAAGGCTTGCGCGCCGTCGACATCTGGATCGGTGAAGAAAAGCATTTAGGCCAAGGTTTTGGAACGCAGATGATGCGTCTGGCGCTGGAGCGCTGTTTCGCCGATCCCAATGTCAAAGCAGTGATCATCGATCCGCTGGAGCGTAATACGCGCGCTCGCCGATTCTACGAAAGGCTCGGGTTCAAGTTTGTTGAATACCGCACATTTGAGAAAGAACTCTGCGCCATCTATCGATTGGAACGCGCAGACTATCTGAGTCTTGCCGAAGCCGGATGA
- a CDS encoding trimeric intracellular cation channel family protein, with protein MDTAQVFGALNIIGLFVFAVSGALTALRNDMDIFGVAMIAFVTGVGGGTIRDVLLGSFPVWWIAAPSAVFICLAGAVAATLAQPLIASRLKTLIWADAMGLSVFAVLGAQAALAAEAPAVIAIFMGAVTATFGGVVRDVLLNEPPLILKQDIYATAALIGAGVYVGLMALGLGISPSAVVAALVTFAIRAVAIIFNIPSPKFARPRKTEL; from the coding sequence ATGGATACGGCTCAGGTTTTTGGCGCACTCAATATTATCGGTCTTTTCGTCTTTGCGGTTTCGGGCGCGTTGACGGCGCTGCGCAATGATATGGATATTTTTGGCGTCGCCATGATCGCTTTTGTCACTGGCGTCGGCGGCGGCACCATACGTGACGTGTTGCTCGGCTCTTTTCCGGTTTGGTGGATCGCGGCGCCGTCGGCGGTGTTCATCTGCCTTGCCGGCGCCGTCGCCGCAACGCTGGCGCAGCCGCTGATCGCATCGCGGTTGAAAACATTGATCTGGGCCGACGCCATGGGACTAAGCGTATTCGCCGTCCTCGGTGCGCAGGCGGCGCTCGCAGCTGAGGCGCCAGCCGTTATCGCTATTTTCATGGGTGCAGTGACAGCGACATTTGGCGGCGTCGTCCGTGATGTCTTGCTGAACGAGCCGCCGTTGATCCTGAAGCAAGATATTTACGCGACCGCTGCGCTGATCGGCGCCGGCGTTTATGTTGGGCTGATGGCGCTGGGGCTTGGGATCAGCCCGTCAGCAGTTGTGGCAGCGCTCGTTACCTTCGCCATCCGGGCGGTCGCGATTATTTTTAATATTCCATCACCAAAATTCGCCCGGCCTCGTAAGACGGAGCTGTAG
- a CDS encoding PQQ-dependent sugar dehydrogenase, producing MHNQVKFVAIAIGVLFAVSCAQQETNTNVETPSEIQPGFEMETLATGLALPWSMAFTPDGEILIIEKAGGVRVYRDGALDPNPVSGAPEGVYVRADSGRHDIALDPDFIENRRVFLAYAEGDEDANRLVVWRGVYENGAFTNGEVIFRATPDKEGAGHPGGRLLFLPDKTLLLSVGDGYDYLHDAQDLSSHLGKVLRIDRNADAPTDNPFVGREDALPEIWTYGHRNIQGLALDRETGAVWAHEHGPRGGDEINLLSGGANYGWPATTNGIDYNGEIISGRAHAEGIESPLIVWAPSIAPSGLAVYRGETFPEWEGRFLIGALAARAVVHAQRDNDGRSIAEVDRILTDMGARIRDVRVGPDGGVYILTDEPEGRLLRLSQP from the coding sequence ATGCATAACCAAGTCAAGTTTGTTGCGATTGCAATTGGTGTTTTGTTTGCCGTCAGTTGCGCCCAGCAAGAAACGAATACCAATGTTGAGACGCCTTCCGAGATCCAGCCAGGTTTTGAAATGGAAACCTTGGCGACCGGTCTTGCCTTGCCATGGAGCATGGCGTTTACACCGGACGGCGAGATTCTGATCATCGAAAAGGCGGGGGGCGTTCGTGTTTACCGTGACGGCGCACTTGACCCCAATCCCGTCTCAGGCGCGCCGGAGGGCGTATATGTAAGGGCTGACAGCGGCCGTCATGATATTGCTCTTGACCCGGACTTTATAGAAAACCGCCGCGTTTTTCTTGCCTACGCAGAAGGCGATGAAGACGCGAACCGTCTGGTGGTCTGGCGCGGCGTTTATGAAAACGGCGCGTTCACCAATGGCGAAGTTATTTTCCGTGCTACGCCCGACAAGGAAGGGGCGGGCCATCCTGGCGGGCGATTGTTGTTTCTACCAGACAAAACGTTGCTGCTGAGCGTGGGCGATGGTTACGACTATCTGCACGATGCACAGGATCTGTCGTCTCATTTGGGCAAGGTCTTGAGGATCGACCGGAACGCAGACGCGCCCACAGACAATCCGTTTGTTGGCCGCGAAGATGCCTTGCCGGAAATCTGGACCTATGGTCACCGCAACATTCAGGGCCTGGCTCTTGATCGGGAGACCGGAGCGGTCTGGGCCCATGAACACGGACCGCGCGGCGGTGATGAAATCAATCTCCTGTCGGGCGGCGCCAACTATGGCTGGCCGGCGACAACGAATGGGATCGATTACAATGGTGAGATCATTTCCGGGCGCGCTCATGCCGAGGGCATAGAGTCTCCGTTAATTGTCTGGGCGCCGTCGATCGCCCCCTCCGGGCTGGCTGTTTATCGCGGCGAAACTTTCCCTGAATGGGAGGGGCGCTTTCTGATTGGCGCGCTCGCGGCGCGCGCTGTCGTTCATGCGCAGCGTGACAATGACGGGCGCAGTATCGCAGAAGTCGACCGGATATTGACCGACATGGGCGCGCGCATTCGCGACGTGCGTGTTGGGCCCGATGGCGGCGTCTATATTCTGACGGACGAGCCGGAAGGCAGATTGTTAAGACTGAGCCAGCCTTAG